Sequence from the Paenibacillus riograndensis SBR5 genome:
TAACGCGGTTTCCCTTGCGGCAGCAGCGGAACCGTATAATCCAGCACTTCATACATAAGCTGCTTGGACTCTCCGACGCTGAGCCCTCCAATAGCATACCCCGGGAAATCCATGGAAGTCAAATCAGCCGCACTCTGGCGCCGCAAATCCTCATACATGCCTCCCTGAACGATGGCGAACAGTCCCTGGTCTTCAGGACGGGCATGGCTTTTGAGGCATCTTTCGGCCCAGCGTGTAGTGCGTTCCAGTGACTTTTTGACGTAATCATATTCTGCCGGATACGGCGGGCATTCATCAAAAGCCATCATGATATCCGAGCCCAGCGCATTCTGGACCTCCATCGCCACCTCCGGCGAGAGGAACTTCTTGTCCCCATTCAAGTGGGAACGGAAATGCACGCCTTCTTCGGTAATTTTGCGCATGTCACTCAGCGAGAAAACCTGAAAACCGCCGCTGTCTGTTAAGATGGGCCGGTCCCAGTTCATGAATTTGTGCAGGCCGCCGGCTTCGCGGATAATATCATGACCCGGACGGAGAAACAGATGGTATGTATTGCTCAAAATAATATGCGCATCCATCTGCTTCAATTCTTCAGGACTCATTGTTTTGACGGTGGCGAGTGTACCTACAGGCATAAATGCAGGCGTTTCAATTACACCATGCGGGGTATGCACCCGGCCGAGCCGCGCACCGGATTGTTTGCAGGTCTTGATGTGTTCATAAGTTATTGCTGCCATAGGTTTAAC
This genomic interval carries:
- the tgt gene encoding tRNA guanosine(34) transglycosylase Tgt, with the translated sequence MAAITYEHIKTCKQSGARLGRVHTPHGVIETPAFMPVGTLATVKTMSPEELKQMDAHIILSNTYHLFLRPGHDIIREAGGLHKFMNWDRPILTDSGGFQVFSLSDMRKITEEGVHFRSHLNGDKKFLSPEVAMEVQNALGSDIMMAFDECPPYPAEYDYVKKSLERTTRWAERCLKSHARPEDQGLFAIVQGGMYEDLRRQSAADLTSMDFPGYAIGGLSVGESKQLMYEVLDYTVPLLPQGKPRYLMGVGSPDALLEGSIRGVDMFDCVLPTRIARNGTTMTSQGRLVVRNAQYARDFGPLDPECGCYTCRNYSRAYLRHLIKADETFGLRLTTYHNLYFLLELMRKMREAIREDRLLDFRDEFFAQYGLYDNLKGF